The proteins below are encoded in one region of Sphingobacterium sp. R2:
- a CDS encoding RagB/SusD family nutrient uptake outer membrane protein, translating to MNFNIKYISKFSLAMLLLGATMTSCTKNFEDYNKNNIGLTDEDLKGDGQDLVLFLKNAQMSIYNFSGAGDPNSYQVQQNLNADVFSGYFMSPTPFNSGQNNLNYAMVNGWNGEPFKVLYLNVIKSIEKLKSNGLAETYPALWGSALVIKVEAASRVTDIYGPIPYSKVGTSNTVPYDKQSDVYAAFFKELDEAVTALKSYKADSPMAAKIDQIDLVFPNTDNQVRFANWLKIANSLRLRLAMRLVKVDAALAKTQAEKALDPANGGVLESNSENFKITIPADGTYSNPLWFISQNWADTRINASLSSYMVGLKDPRLPKYMSPVTKDASTTAFAGQYIGIRTGADGIEKDKYQKLSALNTEGTTPTFVATTAPVLMTAAEVYFLRAEAALRGWNNAGGTAQSLYEKGVETSFTQWGVTSGLSTYLNDNTSKAAAYKDPFNAKNNADSPSALTVKWDDAASNEVKLERIITQKWLAIFPEGQEAWSEFRRTGYPRLFPVVVNNSGGLIDTKIQIRRLPFPQNEYNTNAAEVQSAISLLGGPDNGGTRLWWDVNKGNF from the coding sequence ATGAATTTTAATATCAAATATATATCCAAATTCTCCTTGGCCATGTTACTTCTTGGAGCAACAATGACCAGCTGTACAAAGAATTTTGAGGATTACAACAAAAATAATATTGGGCTTACCGATGAAGATTTAAAGGGGGACGGACAAGATCTTGTGCTTTTTTTAAAAAATGCACAGATGTCTATTTACAATTTTTCCGGTGCGGGAGATCCCAACTCTTATCAAGTACAACAAAACCTGAATGCAGACGTTTTTTCGGGCTACTTCATGTCTCCTACGCCGTTTAATAGCGGTCAGAACAACCTGAATTATGCTATGGTGAACGGCTGGAATGGTGAACCATTTAAAGTGCTTTATCTTAACGTTATTAAATCCATTGAAAAATTAAAAAGCAATGGCCTTGCAGAGACCTATCCAGCACTATGGGGTTCGGCATTGGTCATCAAAGTGGAAGCGGCGAGCCGTGTTACAGATATCTATGGACCTATTCCATATAGTAAAGTAGGCACCTCCAACACCGTTCCATACGACAAACAATCCGATGTATATGCTGCTTTCTTTAAAGAGCTCGATGAGGCTGTAACCGCATTGAAATCATACAAAGCGGATAGCCCAATGGCGGCTAAAATCGACCAGATCGATCTTGTATTTCCGAATACAGATAATCAGGTCAGATTTGCAAATTGGTTGAAAATTGCCAATTCACTGCGCCTGCGTTTGGCAATGCGTTTGGTTAAAGTCGATGCTGCTTTAGCAAAAACACAAGCTGAGAAAGCACTGGATCCGGCAAATGGTGGTGTATTGGAAAGCAACAGCGAAAACTTCAAGATTACTATACCGGCGGATGGAACGTATAGCAACCCACTTTGGTTTATTTCCCAAAACTGGGCCGACACACGGATCAACGCATCACTTTCATCCTATATGGTTGGATTAAAAGATCCTCGTCTTCCGAAATATATGTCACCCGTTACTAAAGATGCATCAACAACGGCTTTTGCTGGTCAATACATCGGTATCCGCACAGGTGCGGACGGTATCGAAAAAGACAAATACCAAAAGCTATCGGCATTGAATACCGAAGGTACAACACCAACTTTCGTGGCAACAACAGCACCGGTATTAATGACCGCAGCTGAGGTTTACTTCCTTCGTGCGGAAGCAGCATTGAGAGGTTGGAACAATGCCGGTGGAACAGCGCAATCACTTTATGAAAAAGGAGTGGAAACTTCCTTTACTCAATGGGGTGTAACATCAGGATTGAGCACTTACCTCAATGATAATACCAGTAAGGCTGCAGCTTACAAAGATCCTTTCAATGCGAAGAATAACGCTGATTCACCAAGTGCTCTTACAGTAAAATGGGATGATGCAGCTTCTAACGAAGTAAAACTGGAACGTATTATCACCCAAAAATGGTTGGCGATCTTCCCTGAAGGACAAGAGGCTTGGAGTGAATTCCGCCGTACGGGATATCCACGTCTATTCCCAGTTGTTGTCAACAATAGCGGTGGACTGATCGATACTAAAATACAGATCCGTCGTTTACCGTTCCCACAAAATGAATACAATACAAATGCAGCTGAAGTACAATCTGCAATCTCCTTGTTGGGCGGACCTGACAACGGCGGTACCAGACTTTGGTGGGATGTAAATAAGGGTAATTTCTAA
- a CDS encoding AAA family ATPase — MVSTGGQLLLIDEVHKYPNWSRELKNIYDGIPGMRVIFSASSALDIYRGQADLSRRVVSYTLAGLSFREYLQFSGVASFSPITFEDIQKQHREISVNITSSIRPLPLFAKYLRSGYLPVFTEGENEYLPKLEQIIDAVVDIDLAYIASYNAGTAVKVKRLLAVIAESAPFKPNISALAAKMDISRDRILEYIYQLKDAGLLNVLSAQGKGVSRLQKPDKLFLENTNLSYAIHPDPNQGNLRETFLLNQLLHAGLEVSVPQTGDFLVEQVHIEVGGKNKGSQQVRDTDRYLIAADGIETGFGAKIPLWLFGFLY, encoded by the coding sequence TTGGTATCAACAGGGGGGCAACTCCTTCTGATTGATGAAGTACATAAGTATCCTAACTGGTCCAGGGAACTCAAAAATATTTATGATGGGATTCCCGGTATGCGCGTTATATTTTCGGCATCATCGGCTTTAGACATCTATCGTGGTCAAGCCGATTTAAGCAGGCGAGTGGTGAGCTATACATTGGCAGGACTTTCTTTTAGGGAATATCTCCAGTTCTCGGGAGTGGCCTCATTCTCTCCGATAACATTTGAAGACATTCAAAAGCAACATCGCGAGATCAGTGTGAATATTACTTCCTCCATAAGACCGCTGCCACTATTTGCAAAGTATTTGCGATCGGGTTATCTGCCTGTATTTACCGAAGGTGAAAACGAATATTTGCCTAAACTAGAGCAAATTATAGATGCGGTCGTTGATATTGATCTTGCTTACATTGCATCCTACAATGCTGGTACGGCTGTGAAAGTAAAACGCTTATTAGCAGTAATAGCAGAATCCGCTCCTTTCAAGCCTAATATTTCCGCCTTAGCAGCCAAAATGGATATCTCCAGAGATCGCATATTAGAATACATCTATCAATTGAAGGACGCAGGACTCTTAAATGTTTTATCCGCACAAGGGAAAGGCGTATCGCGGCTACAAAAGCCGGACAAACTTTTCTTGGAAAATACCAACCTTTCTTATGCAATTCACCCAGATCCAAACCAAGGAAATCTACGGGAAACTTTTTTATTGAATCAATTGCTTCATGCAGGGCTGGAAGTATCCGTACCGCAGACTGGAGACTTTTTAGTCGAGCAGGTTCATATCGAAGTGGGCGGTAAAAATAAAGGTAGTCAGCAGGTTCGAGATACCGATCGTTACTTGATTGCGGCAGATGGTATAGAAACAGGTTTTGGCGCAAAGATTCCGCTATGGTTATTCGGATTTTTATATTAG
- a CDS encoding AAA family ATPase, with amino-acid sequence METLINFQDILLQGINNDFRRYIHEKINWNQRMIGIKGARGAGKTTILLQHMKYDLGALKDKSLYITADHTWFYNHSLLDTAMDWYQQGGNSF; translated from the coding sequence ATGGAAACTTTGATCAATTTTCAAGATATTCTTTTGCAGGGCATCAACAATGATTTCAGGAGATACATTCATGAAAAAATTAACTGGAATCAACGGATGATAGGGATCAAAGGTGCACGTGGGGCAGGTAAGACGACGATTTTATTGCAGCATATGAAATATGATCTGGGCGCATTAAAAGATAAAAGTCTCTATATTACCGCTGATCATACCTGGTTTTACAACCATAGTTTATTAGATACCGCAATGGATTGGTATCAACAGGGGGGCAACTCCTTCTGA
- the recG gene encoding ATP-dependent DNA helicase RecG, with protein sequence MAELSLITPIEYLKGVGPQKADVLKKELQVFTIGDLLTQYPFRYIDRTEFHKIRKLHPDMMAAQVLGRLVSLQLVGEKKTKRLVGSFKDETGSMELVWFQSIPWLQKSLKVGSAYIIYGKPSEFNGQLSITHPEMDLYNPQVKQIGNMSLQPVYSSTEKLKKFNLDTKGIQRLQQTALETVFRSIDESLPQNVLAKHGLISRQQAFASIHFPSDQKELNQAIKRIKFEELFFIQLKLLNNKQLNTQKFRGQRFNKVGEKFNTFFNERLPFPLTGAQKRVVKEIRMDTNTGAQMNRLVQGDVGSGKTVVALMSMLLAVDNGFQACMMAPTEILATQHYHGLKDLVGDDIVTIKLLTGSTSTKERRLIHQALEDGSLNILIGTHALIEDKVKFNNLGFVVIDEQHRFGVEQRAKLWRKNVIPPHMLVMTATPIPRTLAMTMYGDLDISVIDELPAGRKPIKTVHFFESSRLRMFGFMREEIAKGRQVYVVYPLIKESEKLDLIYLEAGLENLQREFPLPQYKISIVHGKMPVKDKDFEMQRFVKHETQIMVATTVIEVGVNVPNASVMVIENSERFGLSQLHQLRGRVGRGAEQSFCILMSGNKLSKEGRLRLDTMVRTNDGFEIAEVDLQLRGPGDISGTQQSGVLDLKMANLATDQALLTECRNTVIEIFNEDPTLQSEKNQLLRSFLARKSDGIAWDKIS encoded by the coding sequence ATGGCTGAATTAAGTTTAATTACCCCCATAGAATACCTCAAAGGTGTAGGTCCACAAAAAGCAGATGTACTCAAAAAAGAGCTACAGGTGTTTACCATTGGTGATCTATTGACGCAATATCCTTTCCGTTATATCGACCGTACGGAGTTTCATAAAATCCGGAAACTTCATCCCGATATGATGGCGGCACAGGTACTGGGGCGATTGGTTTCGCTACAACTCGTGGGCGAGAAAAAAACGAAACGTCTTGTCGGTTCTTTCAAAGACGAAACGGGCTCCATGGAATTGGTCTGGTTCCAGTCCATCCCATGGCTCCAAAAATCATTAAAAGTCGGCTCAGCCTATATTATTTACGGCAAGCCGAGCGAATTCAATGGGCAGCTTTCCATTACGCATCCCGAAATGGATTTATATAATCCGCAGGTTAAACAGATCGGTAACATGAGTTTACAGCCGGTGTATTCGTCGACAGAAAAACTCAAAAAGTTCAATCTAGATACCAAAGGGATCCAACGCTTGCAGCAAACTGCATTGGAAACCGTATTCCGTAGTATTGATGAATCGCTTCCCCAGAATGTGCTTGCTAAACATGGCCTCATTTCCAGGCAACAGGCGTTCGCTTCCATCCATTTTCCAAGCGATCAAAAGGAGCTGAACCAAGCCATCAAACGCATCAAATTTGAAGAGCTATTCTTTATTCAGCTCAAGCTGCTCAACAACAAGCAGCTGAATACACAGAAATTCAGAGGCCAGCGGTTCAATAAAGTCGGTGAAAAATTCAACACGTTCTTTAATGAACGTCTTCCATTCCCTTTGACAGGAGCGCAAAAGCGCGTTGTGAAGGAAATCCGTATGGATACCAATACAGGTGCACAGATGAACCGCCTGGTACAGGGCGATGTTGGATCCGGGAAAACGGTTGTTGCCCTCATGAGCATGTTGCTTGCTGTCGACAATGGATTTCAGGCCTGTATGATGGCTCCGACAGAAATCTTGGCGACCCAGCATTATCATGGACTTAAAGATCTTGTTGGCGACGATATTGTTACGATAAAGCTTCTCACTGGCTCCACTAGTACGAAAGAACGCCGTTTGATCCACCAGGCACTGGAAGATGGCAGCTTAAATATTTTAATTGGCACCCACGCCCTAATCGAGGACAAGGTAAAATTCAACAACCTGGGCTTCGTTGTTATTGACGAGCAGCACCGTTTTGGTGTAGAACAGCGGGCCAAACTCTGGCGCAAGAATGTCATTCCACCACACATGCTGGTCATGACAGCAACACCAATTCCACGGACATTGGCGATGACCATGTACGGCGACTTGGACATCTCCGTGATAGACGAATTACCTGCGGGGCGTAAACCCATCAAGACTGTCCACTTTTTTGAAAGTTCGCGTTTGCGAATGTTTGGTTTTATGCGTGAGGAGATTGCCAAAGGCAGGCAGGTTTATGTAGTGTACCCGCTCATTAAGGAAAGCGAAAAACTTGATCTGATATATTTAGAAGCAGGACTAGAAAATTTGCAACGCGAATTTCCGCTACCTCAATACAAGATCAGCATTGTTCATGGTAAAATGCCCGTAAAAGATAAGGACTTTGAGATGCAGCGCTTTGTCAAACACGAAACGCAGATCATGGTTGCTACCACCGTTATTGAGGTCGGCGTGAATGTTCCCAATGCCTCGGTCATGGTCATTGAAAATTCCGAACGTTTTGGGCTATCCCAGCTGCACCAATTGCGTGGCCGAGTGGGCCGTGGTGCTGAACAGTCTTTCTGTATCCTGATGTCGGGGAATAAACTAAGCAAAGAAGGACGATTAAGGCTGGATACCATGGTGCGCACCAACGATGGATTTGAAATTGCAGAAGTGGATCTGCAGCTTCGTGGGCCGGGCGATATATCCGGGACACAGCAGTCGGGTGTGCTTGACCTTAAAATGGCCAATCTGGCCACCGATCAAGCGTTGCTAACGGAATGCCGTAACACCGTCATTGAAATCTTCAACGAAGATCCAACACTCCAGAGCGAAAAAAATCAGTTGCTCCGAAGCTTCCTCGCAAGAAAATCAGATGGCATTGCCTGGGACAAGATTTCTTAA
- the hflX gene encoding GTPase HflX, with amino-acid sequence MARFKIHDTAIKPETAVLVSVITPSVTETKAKEYLEELEFLVQTAGGETKGMFTQKLGFPDRATFVGSGKLEEIKAYVEAEEIDIVVFDDELSPSQLRNIEKELKRKILDRSNLILDIFARHAKTAQAKTQVELAQLQYLLPRLTRMWTHLERQRGGIGMRGPGESQIETDRRIILDKISLFKERLKAIDKQNETQRKNRGEMIRVALVGYTNVGKSTIMNMISKSDVLIENKLFATLDTTVRKVVIDNLPFLLSDTVGFIRKLPHHLVECFKSTLDEVREADVLIHVVDISHPNFEDHIQAVNETLKDLKALDKPVITVFNKIDLYKPAIEEGHDGEEIEVTLDDFRNSWMAKNADPAIFLSATNKTNIEEFKQKLYDIIVKMHNERYPYNNLLY; translated from the coding sequence ATGGCCAGATTTAAAATACACGATACAGCTATAAAACCCGAAACAGCCGTCTTGGTGAGTGTCATCACCCCAAGCGTAACGGAAACAAAAGCAAAGGAATATTTGGAGGAACTTGAATTTTTGGTGCAGACTGCCGGTGGTGAAACCAAAGGTATGTTTACACAGAAACTAGGTTTCCCTGACCGAGCTACCTTTGTCGGTAGTGGAAAGCTGGAAGAAATAAAAGCATACGTCGAAGCGGAAGAAATCGACATCGTTGTTTTCGACGATGAGCTTTCACCTTCGCAGCTGCGTAATATTGAGAAAGAATTAAAACGCAAGATACTGGACCGTTCCAATCTGATCTTGGACATCTTTGCCCGACATGCCAAAACTGCACAGGCAAAGACACAAGTAGAATTGGCCCAATTGCAATATCTTTTACCACGTCTGACCCGTATGTGGACCCACTTGGAACGTCAGCGCGGGGGTATTGGTATGCGTGGTCCGGGTGAATCACAGATTGAAACCGATAGACGTATCATCCTGGACAAAATTTCTTTGTTCAAAGAACGCCTAAAAGCAATCGACAAGCAAAACGAGACGCAACGGAAAAACCGTGGTGAGATGATCCGTGTAGCTTTGGTAGGTTATACCAACGTAGGAAAATCGACGATTATGAATATGATCTCCAAGTCTGACGTACTGATCGAGAATAAACTTTTTGCTACACTCGACACTACAGTACGCAAAGTTGTGATAGACAACCTCCCCTTCCTGCTTTCAGATACTGTCGGCTTTATCCGTAAACTACCGCACCATTTGGTGGAATGTTTCAAATCCACATTGGATGAAGTTCGGGAAGCCGATGTCTTGATCCATGTAGTCGACATCTCACACCCCAACTTTGAGGACCATATCCAGGCGGTAAATGAGACATTGAAAGATCTTAAGGCATTGGACAAACCAGTGATTACGGTATTTAACAAGATTGATCTTTACAAACCGGCTATTGAAGAAGGGCATGATGGCGAAGAGATCGAGGTCACGTTGGATGATTTCCGTAATTCATGGATGGCAAAAAATGCAGATCCCGCAATCTTCCTATCAGCAACAAATAAAACGAATATTGAAGAGTTCAAACAAAAACTGTACGATATCATTGTGAAGATGCACAATGAACGTTATCCATACAATAACTTATTGTATTAA
- the lipB gene encoding lipoyl(octanoyl) transferase LipB — MNKEVQFQDWGLVDYQEAWDRQESIFKGVLDIKHDNRVNATATSTPNYLIFTAHPHVYTLGKSGHEEYLLLDEKGLEEKEAKFYKINRGGDITYHGPGQIVGYPILDLDNFFTDIHLYLRTLEEAIILTCADFGIEAGRYPGFTGVWIEPDKPTARKICAMGVRASRWVTMHGFAFNVNTDLDYFGNIIPCGIDDKDVTSLKRELGKEVDMEDVKEKLKGHIAKLFEMQVV; from the coding sequence ATGAACAAAGAGGTGCAGTTTCAAGATTGGGGGCTTGTCGATTATCAGGAAGCCTGGGACAGACAAGAATCCATCTTTAAGGGCGTATTGGACATTAAACATGACAATAGGGTCAACGCAACAGCAACCAGTACCCCGAACTACTTGATCTTTACAGCACATCCCCATGTTTATACCTTAGGGAAAAGCGGGCACGAGGAGTATTTGCTGTTAGATGAAAAAGGACTGGAAGAGAAAGAGGCCAAATTCTATAAGATCAACCGGGGTGGCGACATTACCTATCACGGTCCGGGACAGATTGTCGGTTACCCGATCCTGGATCTCGACAACTTCTTTACCGATATCCATCTTTATCTGCGTACACTGGAAGAGGCCATCATACTGACCTGTGCTGATTTCGGTATCGAAGCCGGGAGATATCCCGGGTTTACCGGTGTATGGATAGAACCCGATAAACCGACGGCGCGCAAAATCTGTGCGATGGGGGTTCGCGCTTCACGCTGGGTGACCATGCATGGTTTTGCATTCAATGTCAACACAGACCTTGACTATTTTGGCAACATCATTCCTTGCGGTATCGACGATAAGGATGTAACATCTTTAAAGCGGGAACTTGGCAAAGAAGTCGATATGGAAGACGTGAAAGAAAAATTGAAAGGACATATTGCAAAACTCTTTGAAATGCAGGTAGTCTAA